The following coding sequences are from one Bradyrhizobium sp. WSM471 window:
- a CDS encoding outer membrane beta-barrel protein, translated as MGSSPGTSRSKRAHFLRAALPCLALTVLGSAPVAAQSLTPDLFSPNRGGFASPDTLPTRRTAGVPQAPSDALPALPDPNADLRKRQQTPARPGQNPTNQNPTGQVPTYGLPAANGASSSGYDSLNRKRQQPKLYPGQPKPKRPAGPGSPVPPATPERTLGPPRIAPPPSETAHKTPVPPAMAGNVPGQPLRRRLKLDDDAFGAVGDYAGSFLIKGGLELSTGYDTNPARLNKPVGSPVYVVAPDLLVASDWERHALVADLRGSFSGYTNNMPATIDGFASPSPVEVDRPDFNGHIDGRIDVNRDLKLTTQLRLRLATDNPGSPNVQAGLQKYPVYAAYGTTVGFDQTFNRFQVAAGATVDRTAYTNSKLTDGSIFSNDDRDFNQYGGVGRFSYELKPGLKPFVEIQGDTRVHDRAADRNGYFRDSNGGYAKVGTSFEFSRILIGEVSVGYSARNYVDPRLSQLAGFLTSGSLIWSASGLTTVKFATDTQIAETTVPGSSGVLVHTYGIEVDHDFRRWLTAVGKFTYGTYDYQGQNRNDKTYSLEGNLIYKLNRNIWIKGTLRHDILDSNQPGSSSQGTVVMVGVRLQN; from the coding sequence GTGGGGTCGTCTCCAGGCACGAGCCGGAGCAAACGCGCGCATTTCCTGCGCGCGGCTTTGCCGTGCCTTGCGCTGACGGTCCTCGGAAGCGCCCCCGTGGCCGCCCAGAGCCTCACCCCCGACCTGTTCAGTCCCAACCGCGGTGGCTTCGCCTCGCCCGACACGCTGCCGACGCGCCGCACCGCGGGCGTGCCGCAGGCGCCGTCGGATGCGCTGCCGGCGCTGCCCGATCCCAACGCCGATTTGCGCAAGCGCCAGCAGACGCCGGCGCGCCCCGGCCAAAACCCGACCAACCAGAACCCGACCGGCCAGGTCCCGACCTATGGCCTGCCTGCCGCCAACGGCGCGAGCAGCTCCGGCTACGATTCGCTCAACCGCAAGCGGCAGCAGCCGAAGCTCTATCCGGGTCAGCCGAAGCCGAAGCGCCCTGCCGGTCCCGGCTCGCCGGTACCGCCTGCGACGCCTGAGCGAACGCTCGGCCCGCCGCGCATCGCGCCGCCGCCGTCCGAGACTGCGCACAAGACACCGGTGCCGCCGGCGATGGCCGGCAACGTGCCCGGCCAGCCGCTGCGCCGCCGCCTCAAGCTCGACGACGATGCGTTCGGCGCGGTCGGCGATTATGCTGGCAGCTTCCTGATCAAGGGCGGGCTCGAGCTCTCCACCGGCTACGACACCAACCCGGCGCGCCTAAACAAGCCGGTCGGCTCGCCGGTTTATGTGGTCGCGCCCGATCTCCTCGTGGCGTCCGATTGGGAGCGCCACGCGCTGGTCGCGGATCTGCGCGGCTCGTTCTCGGGCTACACCAACAACATGCCCGCGACGATCGACGGCTTTGCCTCGCCCTCGCCGGTCGAGGTCGACCGCCCCGACTTCAACGGCCACATCGACGGCCGCATCGACGTCAATCGCGATCTCAAGCTGACCACGCAGCTGCGCCTGCGGCTCGCCACCGACAATCCCGGCAGCCCGAACGTGCAGGCCGGCCTGCAAAAATATCCTGTTTACGCCGCCTATGGCACGACAGTCGGCTTCGACCAGACCTTCAACCGCTTCCAGGTCGCGGCCGGGGCCACCGTGGACCGCACTGCCTACACCAACTCAAAGCTGACCGACGGATCGATCTTCAGCAACGACGATCGCGACTTCAACCAGTATGGCGGCGTGGGGCGCTTCTCCTACGAGTTGAAGCCGGGCCTGAAGCCGTTCGTCGAGATCCAGGGCGACACCCGCGTCCACGACCGGGCCGCCGACCGCAACGGCTATTTCCGCGATTCGAACGGCGGCTACGCCAAGGTCGGCACGTCCTTCGAGTTCTCGCGCATTCTCATCGGCGAGGTCTCGGTCGGCTATTCCGCGCGCAACTATGTCGACCCGCGCCTGAGCCAGCTCGCGGGCTTCCTCACCTCGGGCTCGCTGATCTGGAGTGCAAGCGGCCTCACCACTGTGAAATTCGCCACCGACACGCAGATCGCCGAGACCACCGTCCCCGGCTCCTCCGGCGTGCTGGTGCACACCTACGGGATCGAAGTCGATCACGACTTCCGCCGCTGGCTCACGGCCGTCGGCAAATTCACCTACGGCACCTACGACTATCAGGGCCAGAACCGCAACGACAAGACCTACTCGCTTGAAGGCAATCTGATCTACAAGCTCAACCGCAACATCTGGATCAAGGGCACGCTCCGCCACGACATCCTGGATTCGAACCAGCCGGGCTCAAGCTCGCAGGGGACGGTGGTGATGGTCGGTGTGAGGCTGCAGAATTAG
- a CDS encoding SIS domain-containing protein produces MPSSKPLMTQSSGPIPDSVESALRTLETESGGINALAAALRGSLGASFAQAVDLIRNAKGRVIVTGLGKSGHMGRKIAATLASTGTPAFFVHTAEAAHGDLGMITTDDVIMALSWSGEQPEMKTLVNYSARFAIPMIAVTSNAASSLGQAADIVLELPKAREACPHNLAPTTSTLMQAAIGDALAIALLEGRGFTALEFAHFHPGGKLGAMLKFVRDYMRTGAEIPLKPLGTKMSDAVMEMSAKGLGCVCIVNDAAEAVGIITDGDLRRHMRPDLLTASVDDIMTRQPKTVPPSMLATEMIEVLNTRKITTLVVTEADKVVGIVHLHDLLRAGVA; encoded by the coding sequence ATGCCGAGTTCGAAACCGCTGATGACCCAATCATCCGGCCCCATTCCCGACAGCGTCGAATCCGCACTCCGCACGCTGGAAACGGAGAGTGGCGGTATCAACGCGCTCGCCGCCGCCCTGCGCGGCTCGCTTGGCGCCAGCTTCGCCCAGGCGGTCGATCTGATCCGCAACGCGAAGGGCCGCGTCATCGTCACAGGGCTCGGCAAGTCGGGCCATATGGGTCGCAAGATCGCGGCAACGCTGGCCTCCACCGGCACGCCCGCCTTCTTCGTCCACACCGCCGAAGCCGCCCATGGCGACCTCGGCATGATCACCACCGACGACGTCATCATGGCGCTGTCCTGGTCCGGCGAGCAGCCGGAGATGAAGACTCTCGTGAACTATTCCGCGCGGTTCGCGATCCCGATGATCGCGGTGACGTCGAACGCGGCGTCCTCGCTGGGACAAGCGGCCGACATCGTCCTCGAGCTGCCGAAGGCGCGCGAGGCCTGCCCGCACAATTTGGCGCCGACCACCTCGACCCTGATGCAGGCCGCGATCGGCGATGCGCTCGCGATCGCGCTGCTCGAAGGCCGCGGCTTCACCGCGCTGGAGTTCGCGCACTTCCACCCCGGCGGCAAGCTCGGCGCAATGCTGAAATTCGTCCGCGACTACATGCGCACCGGCGCGGAGATCCCCCTCAAGCCGCTCGGCACCAAGATGTCGGACGCGGTGATGGAGATGTCGGCCAAGGGCCTCGGCTGCGTCTGCATCGTCAACGATGCGGCCGAGGCTGTCGGCATCATCACCGACGGCGATTTGCGCCGCCACATGCGGCCGGACCTGCTGACGGCGTCGGTCGACGACATCATGACCAGGCAGCCGAAGACCGTGCCGCCCTCGATGCTCGCCACCGAGATGATCGAGGTGCTGAACACCCGCAAGATCACGACGCTGGTCGTGACCGAGGCGGACAAGGTGGTGGGCATCGTGCACCTGCACGATCTGCTGCGGGCGGGCGTGGCTTAA
- a CDS encoding carboxymuconolactone decarboxylase family protein, translating to MSQATSRIAPLTPPYPPEIQAQFDRIMRGAPPLLLFRVMAGHTRAWDKFRAGGLLDPGPLSLRQREIVIDRTCALNQCEYEWGVHVAVFAAPAKFTEEEVRATVLGDAASSCWSPAEQALIAAVEALHHRATLDDAEFAALSAHYDEAQILEIMLLCGFYRTVSYLANGLRLPLEDTAARFPQL from the coding sequence ATGTCCCAAGCCACATCGCGCATTGCCCCGCTCACCCCGCCTTATCCCCCGGAAATCCAGGCGCAGTTCGACCGCATCATGCGCGGTGCGCCGCCGCTGCTGCTGTTCCGGGTGATGGCGGGCCATACCCGCGCCTGGGACAAGTTTCGCGCCGGCGGCCTGCTCGATCCCGGACCGCTGTCGCTGCGCCAGCGCGAGATCGTCATCGACCGCACCTGCGCGCTGAACCAATGTGAATATGAATGGGGTGTGCACGTCGCGGTCTTCGCCGCGCCGGCGAAATTCACCGAGGAGGAGGTGCGCGCGACCGTGCTGGGCGATGCGGCGTCGTCGTGCTGGTCCCCGGCCGAGCAGGCGCTGATCGCCGCCGTCGAGGCGCTGCATCACCGCGCGACGCTTGACGACGCCGAGTTCGCCGCGCTGTCGGCGCATTATGACGAGGCGCAGATCCTGGAGATCATGCTGCTGTGCGGCTTCTACCGCACGGTCTCGTATCTGGCGAATGGGCTGCGGCTGCCGCTGGAGGACACGGCGGCAAGATTTCCGCAGCTCTAG
- a CDS encoding helix-turn-helix domain-containing protein: MAKQTSSRSRGVRGSRTGRPIMALLDILGRRWSLRILWELRDAPLTSRTLRTACNEASPTVLQARLDDLREAGFVELGEAGGYGLTALGRELCETFMPLHRFAERWKKS; this comes from the coding sequence ATGGCGAAACAGACCAGTTCGAGATCGCGCGGCGTCCGAGGCTCGCGCACCGGGCGACCGATCATGGCGCTGCTCGACATCCTGGGGCGCCGCTGGAGCCTGCGGATCCTCTGGGAGCTGCGCGATGCCCCCCTCACCTCGCGCACATTGCGAACGGCCTGCAACGAGGCCTCGCCCACAGTGCTGCAGGCGCGGCTGGACGATTTGCGCGAGGCCGGGTTCGTGGAGCTCGGCGAAGCCGGCGGTTACGGACTGACGGCGCTCGGGCGGGAATTGTGCGAGACGTTCATGCCGCTGCACCGGTTTGCGGAGAGGTGGAAGAAGAGCTGA
- a CDS encoding NfeD family protein: MTDMFVSLGTWNWLIFGFILMALEVLAPGVFLFWLGLAALLVGLISFGVATSWQIQLVMFAIFAAAAVPVWRRLARPKPDAIAASPFLNKRADALLGREFTLEKPIVDGNGTMRIGDTVWRVAGPDTPAGTRVKVVQVDGANLTVAAT, translated from the coding sequence GGCTGATCTTCGGCTTCATCCTGATGGCGTTGGAGGTGCTGGCGCCGGGCGTGTTCCTGTTCTGGCTCGGACTCGCCGCGCTGCTGGTCGGGCTGATCTCGTTCGGAGTCGCGACATCCTGGCAGATTCAGCTCGTGATGTTCGCGATCTTCGCCGCCGCCGCCGTGCCGGTATGGCGCCGCCTCGCCCGGCCGAAGCCGGATGCAATTGCCGCCAGCCCCTTCCTCAACAAGCGTGCGGATGCGCTGCTCGGCCGCGAGTTCACGCTGGAGAAGCCGATCGTCGACGGCAACGGCACCATGCGCATCGGCGACACCGTCTGGCGCGTCGCAGGTCCCGATACGCCGGCGGGCACGCGTGTGAAGGTGGTGCAAGTGGACGGTGCGAATCTGACGGTGGCGGCGACGTAG